A single window of Caldicellulosiruptor bescii DSM 6725 DNA harbors:
- a CDS encoding DNA adenine methylase: MLKNVLRYPGGKSKALKYILPNLPVGFREYREPMVGGGAVALAVKQLYTNVKIKINDLNYDLICFWKQLRDNPVQLIEEVSKIKENYKDGRKLYEFLTSQNGGGEFERAVRFYILNRITFSGTVDSGGYSQQSFENRFTWSAINKLKQAAEIIKDFEISHGDYEKLLFEPGNEVFIFLDPPYYSTTESRLYGKNGDLHLSFDHERFAFNIKKCPHLWMITYDDSPEVRKLFKFANIYEWELQYGMNNYKQSKAEKGKELFITNYKLEELRQKEKYALGL, from the coding sequence ATGCTCAAAAACGTTCTTCGATACCCTGGTGGAAAATCAAAAGCATTAAAATACATATTACCTAACTTGCCTGTTGGTTTTAGAGAATACAGAGAACCAATGGTTGGTGGTGGAGCAGTTGCCCTTGCAGTAAAACAACTGTACACTAATGTTAAAATAAAAATCAATGACCTCAACTACGACTTGATTTGCTTTTGGAAACAATTAAGGGATAACCCTGTACAGTTAATAGAGGAAGTTAGTAAGATAAAGGAAAACTATAAAGACGGACGAAAATTGTATGAATTCCTTACATCTCAAAACGGTGGTGGTGAATTTGAGAGAGCAGTAAGATTTTATATTCTCAATCGTATTACATTCTCAGGTACAGTAGATTCGGGTGGATACTCTCAGCAATCTTTTGAAAATCGCTTTACATGGAGTGCAATAAATAAACTTAAACAGGCAGCTGAAATTATCAAGGATTTTGAAATATCCCATGGAGATTACGAAAAACTTTTATTTGAACCGGGCAATGAAGTATTTATTTTTTTAGATCCACCTTACTACAGTACCACTGAATCTCGCCTGTATGGAAAAAATGGAGACTTGCATTTAAGCTTCGACCATGAAAGGTTTGCCTTCAACATAAAAAAATGTCCTCACCTGTGGATGATAACGTACGATGATTCACCTGAAGTCAGAAAACTATTTAAATTTGCCAATATTTACGAATGGGAATTACAGTACGGCATGAACAACTACAAACAATCAAAAGCAGAAAAAGGAAAGGAACTTTTTATAACCAATTATAAATTGGAGGAACTACGTCAAAAAGAAAAATACGCACTTGGTCTGTAG
- a CDS encoding tyrosine-type recombinase/integrase gives MQEFHNWLLGKGKMESTAKTYIRAVENFLKWYQESYDREFDGKVLPLHIRNYRSYLMTVKKLNAKTINNNLSAIKSYCDFLVEKGLIETNPVLDDYFIDVQEPGVSPAKLENKDFNKLEEAVVHYGSARDIAIFYTLAYTGVRVSELCNIRLNDIVKDELIIYYGKGGKQRKIPLNRTVREAIDNWLKERGKYKYSHLDYLFISERGKLDRSTVYRIIKEYCRIAKIEPIGPHQLRHYFCKRALEKGFTITEVAALAGHSRITTTQIYINPSMLELKEKIERL, from the coding sequence ATGCAGGAATTTCACAACTGGCTTCTGGGAAAAGGTAAAATGGAAAGTACAGCAAAAACATATATCAGAGCCGTAGAAAACTTTTTAAAATGGTACCAGGAAAGCTACGACAGAGAGTTTGACGGAAAAGTTCTGCCTCTGCACATCAGAAACTATAGAAGCTATCTTATGACCGTTAAAAAGTTGAATGCTAAAACAATCAATAACAACTTGTCAGCAATAAAATCATACTGCGACTTTCTCGTAGAAAAAGGACTCATTGAAACCAACCCTGTTTTAGATGACTACTTTATTGACGTTCAAGAGCCTGGTGTATCTCCTGCCAAGTTAGAAAACAAAGACTTCAATAAGTTGGAAGAAGCTGTTGTTCACTATGGCTCTGCAAGAGATATTGCTATATTCTACACTCTTGCTTACACAGGTGTAAGGGTTTCTGAACTTTGCAACATCCGGCTTAATGACATCGTCAAGGATGAGCTGATTATTTATTACGGCAAAGGCGGTAAACAAAGAAAGATTCCTTTAAACAGGACTGTCAGGGAAGCAATTGATAACTGGCTTAAAGAAAGAGGCAAATATAAGTACTCTCACCTTGATTACCTCTTCATTTCCGAGAGGGGAAAATTGGACAGAAGCACAGTGTACAGGATAATCAAAGAATACTGTCGTATAGCTAAGATAGAACCAATAGGACCACACCAGCTGAGACATTATTTCTGCAAGCGAGCTCTTGAGAAGGGATTCACTATCACAGAGGTTGCTGCACTTGCTGGGCATTCGAGAATTACTACTACTCAGATATACATTAATCCTTCCATGCTAGAGTTAAAAGAAAAAATAGAAAGGTTGTAG
- a CDS encoding LexA family protein encodes MQVLTERQQQILNAITNYINEKGYPPTVRELADMVGIKSSSTLHGHLRRLEKKGYITKEKGKPRTITING; translated from the coding sequence ATGCAGGTATTAACAGAAAGACAGCAACAAATACTGAATGCTATAACAAACTACATTAACGAAAAGGGTTATCCACCCACCGTTAGAGAACTTGCTGATATGGTTGGTATTAAGTCTTCATCTACTCTTCATGGACATCTGCGAAGGCTCGAAAAGAAAGGTTATATCACAAAAGAAAAAGGAAAGCCACGTACAATCACAATTAACGGATAA
- a CDS encoding Veg family protein, translated as MIKIGQKVRVNKVPYTTGQGRYTEPSEPREGVVIAKYPSFFVVQLKSYRESFRYTDLLDGTVEITREETDAFSWLKALRG; from the coding sequence GTGATAAAAATCGGTCAAAAGGTTAGAGTTAACAAAGTTCCATATACTACTGGACAGGGTAGATATACAGAACCATCCGAACCACGAGAAGGTGTTGTAATAGCAAAGTATCCCAGCTTTTTCGTTGTCCAACTAAAAAGCTACAGGGAATCTTTCAGATATACAGACCTTCTGGATGGAACAGTAGAAATCACAAGAGAAGAAACCGATGCTTTTAGCTGGCTTAAAGCATTAAGGGGGTAA
- a CDS encoding helix-turn-helix domain-containing protein: MFDVGKRIKELREKCGLSMSKLAKIAGVGQSTLSYIENGERNPTIDVIIKICNALDITLVEFFGGEEKPHMESPKLQELLVYAKKLSEKELEYLCRFLEEVSKER; this comes from the coding sequence ATGTTTGATGTTGGAAAGCGAATAAAGGAATTAAGGGAAAAATGCGGATTAAGTATGTCAAAACTTGCAAAAATAGCTGGTGTTGGTCAATCAACTCTGAGTTATATTGAAAATGGTGAGAGAAATCCGACTATTGATGTGATTATAAAGATTTGTAATGCTCTGGACATTACACTGGTTGAATTTTTTGGAGGAGAAGAAAAGCCACACATGGAAAGTCCTAAACTGCAGGAACTGTTGGTGTATGCCAAAAAACTTTCTGAAAAAGAATTGGAATATCTTTGCAGATTCTTAGAAGAAGTGTCAAAGGAGCGGTAA
- a CDS encoding helix-turn-helix domain-containing protein encodes MVGKKLRKLRTQKGLSQQQLAKIAGVPQSTIWYIERENRNPTIKTMKRLATALGVSIEEFLDSETKEMITNGSQKND; translated from the coding sequence ATGGTAGGAAAAAAACTAAGAAAATTAAGAACACAAAAAGGATTATCTCAACAGCAACTCGCAAAAATTGCAGGAGTTCCACAGTCTACCATCTGGTATATCGAAAGAGAGAATAGAAATCCCACAATAAAAACAATGAAAAGGTTAGCAACAGCTTTAGGAGTTTCCATAGAAGAATTTCTTGATTCTGAAACAAAGGAGATGATTACAAATGGCTCGCAAAAGAATGATTGA
- a CDS encoding HaeIII family restriction endonuclease, with protein sequence MDQTAKGKAFEYACIIEFENYLKNEIQQKVVIQETRALKTAERLFLKQSDEEQKNMLKAANAAAKIISKCEPHLVCKNHTNEIILRLQEDAAGQRGDVRDMLAIRILEPATKWEIGISCKHNHLAVKHPRLSPKLDFGKRWLGIPCSQNYFDEIKKVFSEIEIQMREKKCWNEIEEKEEMVYVPLLNAFVKELIRIEKENKGLEETIPSKLLKYLLGKNDFYKVISLENTKSTMVQAFNLNGLLNQPCCDRKPEFKIGPKLKLPTKFQNIYFKEDSKNTVHVVCDNGWTISFRLHNASSKLELSLKFDIQLVGHPQKLFSHIESWE encoded by the coding sequence ATGGACCAAACCGCAAAAGGAAAAGCCTTCGAATATGCTTGTATCATAGAGTTCGAAAACTACTTGAAAAATGAAATCCAACAAAAAGTTGTTATCCAGGAAACAAGAGCTCTTAAAACTGCTGAACGATTATTTTTAAAACAGAGCGATGAAGAACAAAAAAATATGTTGAAGGCTGCTAATGCAGCAGCAAAAATCATTTCTAAATGTGAACCACATTTAGTTTGTAAAAACCACACGAATGAAATAATTCTCAGATTGCAAGAAGATGCTGCAGGGCAACGTGGTGATGTAAGAGATATGTTAGCTATAAGAATTTTAGAACCTGCAACAAAATGGGAGATAGGTATAAGTTGTAAACACAATCATTTGGCTGTTAAGCACCCACGTCTTTCCCCAAAATTGGACTTTGGTAAAAGATGGCTTGGCATTCCTTGTTCTCAAAATTATTTTGACGAGATAAAAAAAGTTTTTTCCGAAATTGAAATACAGATGAGAGAGAAAAAATGCTGGAATGAAATTGAAGAAAAAGAAGAAATGGTATATGTCCCTCTTCTAAATGCTTTTGTCAAGGAATTGATAAGGATAGAAAAAGAGAATAAAGGACTTGAGGAAACCATACCTTCCAAGTTGCTTAAATATTTATTAGGAAAAAATGACTTTTACAAAGTAATTTCTCTTGAGAATACAAAAAGTACTATGGTTCAAGCTTTCAACCTTAACGGCCTTTTAAATCAACCTTGCTGTGATAGAAAACCTGAATTTAAAATTGGTCCGAAATTAAAACTGCCTACTAAATTTCAAAACATATACTTCAAAGAAGACTCTAAGAATACTGTTCATGTAGTGTGTGATAACGGTTGGACTATTTCCTTTAGACTCCACAACGCTAGTTCAAAATTAGAACTCTCTTTAAAATTTGACATCCAACTAGTAGGTCATCCCCAAAAACTTTTTTCTCACATTGAAAGTTGGGAGTAA
- a CDS encoding replicative DNA helicase, whose translation MILNFTVEDYVLGCLLNNPEYRDKLLVIPEDAWTVPEYKEIFKVMRDMYFKKPNFQVIDILPMFPPTVQDTISFISFETIVTVFFNEYFEEFINRYKRRKAKEVCERFILNDGDVDSLVAELDAIRNYQAYQVTSLDMDKLLVAYYEHIEKLYSSGGKIAGVPTGYQTLDELINGLQKGTMTVLAARPSMGKTTLAVNIATNAIRDGYSVLYIDTEMPPFSIMNKIMARGGVASYEDLSKGRLTDEQWKKFIAGFNWLKGKKFFLRSHYLTPRITVYDVLSEIRKIKAQYRIDLDLVVVDYLQNLEVDSHYRSRYEEVSVISRTLSNIARSENVAILAIAQLSRNVENREDKRPLLADLRDSGQIEQDAHVIMFLYRDSHYWSKEEKEKRKNDPEANIAELIVAKNRDNQLDTIMLYWEPEKQVFVEAKQQ comes from the coding sequence TTGATTCTCAATTTTACGGTGGAAGACTATGTACTTGGCTGTCTGCTGAATAATCCAGAGTACAGAGACAAACTGCTTGTTATTCCTGAAGATGCCTGGACTGTGCCAGAATATAAAGAGATTTTCAAAGTTATGAGAGACATGTATTTCAAGAAACCAAACTTTCAGGTTATAGATATACTACCGATGTTTCCACCAACTGTACAGGATACAATAAGTTTTATTTCTTTTGAAACAATAGTTACGGTATTTTTCAACGAGTATTTTGAAGAATTCATAAACCGTTACAAAAGAAGAAAAGCGAAAGAAGTATGTGAAAGGTTTATTCTTAACGATGGTGACGTTGACAGTTTGGTGGCTGAACTTGACGCTATAAGGAACTATCAAGCATACCAAGTTACCAGTCTTGACATGGACAAGTTACTTGTGGCGTACTATGAACACATTGAAAAGTTATATTCGTCCGGTGGAAAAATCGCAGGTGTTCCTACAGGATACCAGACACTCGATGAACTGATAAATGGTCTACAAAAAGGCACAATGACTGTACTGGCAGCAAGACCTTCTATGGGGAAAACTACACTTGCAGTTAACATTGCTACAAATGCGATCAGAGACGGTTATTCGGTCTTGTACATTGATACGGAAATGCCACCTTTTTCAATCATGAACAAAATCATGGCAAGAGGTGGTGTTGCTTCATATGAAGATCTTTCAAAGGGAAGATTAACAGACGAACAGTGGAAAAAGTTTATCGCCGGTTTTAACTGGCTGAAAGGCAAAAAGTTTTTTTTACGCTCTCATTACCTGACACCACGCATAACTGTCTACGATGTCTTAAGCGAAATCCGCAAAATTAAAGCACAGTACAGGATTGATTTGGACCTTGTGGTAGTTGATTATCTCCAAAACCTTGAAGTAGATTCACACTATCGTAGCAGGTATGAAGAAGTAAGTGTTATTTCAAGAACACTCAGTAATATTGCTCGTTCTGAAAATGTTGCTATCCTGGCAATTGCACAACTCAGCAGGAACGTTGAAAACAGAGAAGATAAACGACCGTTACTTGCAGACTTGCGTGATTCCGGTCAAATTGAACAGGATGCACATGTAATCATGTTTCTCTATAGAGACAGCCATTACTGGAGTAAAGAAGAAAAGGAAAAAAGAAAAAATGACCCCGAAGCAAATATTGCTGAATTGATAGTGGCCAAGAATAGAGATAATCAGCTTGATACAATTATGCTTTACTGGGAACCGGAAAAACAAGTTTTTGTAGAAGCAAAACAACAATAA
- a CDS encoding M23 family metallopeptidase, which produces MFGYNQEKAKQVAKAYVKHKAKSVLVKFLMSKPGLIIAGILLLILLILGSIQAFIEAGEISNRLDDEHNQKLQKDVVDIARKKSGNLLDYYGTDENLALNAAWVMSYYKYLQFMNKADITEAKDFDEVAKELAKQGIKSAVNQILPQWYIYRKVKGELSDLAERMKPRFLYIKTERKTVTTKLLHYSMPRTYSYTVSKEVYNPETGKYETQTENKSQTVTVKWTEKVEITETQPIWLIVAADTIKQRYTFSYDINEYKRTYQNNVPQKTQKTKSQDLKFDFDPTKFIENKNCLHASDLGIKSTFELKTNFDKTDKDMKPSTSSKTLETSSETEEPAFSPEKGATNISHTDGEKKLEKEEVLQVIETVPELNGQNSIGKEYERLEEMIKEDNPGENIELAKSMIINTAMSFIKGTKDLNWVFSDINDYMNVGGYVNCSYIPAQFLPMFQEAEKLMGIPYWFLGAVSFRESSFNPSAKAENYDGVAIGLMQVQQKHWNSRVEAFKNAFPDVTITGDITNPRDQILIGTWTLYNSFKEMGIDPKTVDWQGDGWKEQVIPALAGYWMGVNGAKQWDAPRNFAKTRSEYAPPLIDQAQLYKSVSEMLTNPNVAKPIAGEIYITSPFGMRYHPISHEWKMHTGIDIATTYGQPVFAVQNAVVKFAGWMNGYGKTIILQSGEYEFYYAHLAEINVQVGQVVKKGDEIGSADSTGYSSGNHLHFEIRINGTPVDPLTVLGNLQ; this is translated from the coding sequence ATGTTTGGCTACAATCAGGAAAAAGCAAAACAGGTAGCAAAGGCATATGTCAAACACAAAGCAAAGTCGGTTTTAGTGAAGTTCCTAATGAGCAAACCTGGATTAATAATAGCAGGAATACTTCTGCTGATTTTACTGATTCTTGGCTCCATACAGGCATTTATCGAAGCAGGAGAAATCTCCAATAGACTCGACGATGAGCACAATCAAAAACTGCAAAAAGACGTTGTTGACATCGCAAGGAAAAAGTCAGGCAACTTACTGGATTACTATGGCACAGACGAAAATCTGGCTTTGAATGCAGCGTGGGTCATGAGTTATTACAAATACCTGCAGTTCATGAACAAAGCAGACATAACAGAAGCCAAGGACTTTGACGAAGTAGCGAAAGAGCTGGCAAAACAGGGCATTAAAAGCGCTGTCAATCAGATTCTGCCACAGTGGTACATCTACCGCAAAGTCAAGGGTGAATTATCAGACCTGGCTGAGCGTATGAAACCAAGATTCCTGTACATCAAAACAGAACGCAAAACTGTTACTACAAAACTTTTGCACTACTCAATGCCAAGAACATATTCCTACACAGTTTCTAAAGAAGTCTACAACCCTGAAACAGGAAAATATGAAACCCAGACAGAAAACAAAAGCCAGACTGTTACCGTGAAGTGGACTGAAAAAGTTGAAATTACCGAAACACAACCTATCTGGCTGATAGTTGCTGCTGACACAATCAAACAGCGCTATACATTCAGCTACGATATCAACGAATACAAGCGCACATACCAGAACAATGTGCCCCAGAAAACACAGAAGACAAAAAGCCAGGACTTAAAGTTCGATTTTGACCCAACAAAATTCATTGAGAACAAGAACTGCTTACATGCATCCGACCTGGGTATCAAATCTACATTTGAACTCAAAACCAATTTTGATAAAACAGACAAAGACATGAAACCTTCCACCAGCAGTAAAACATTGGAAACATCCTCAGAAACAGAAGAACCCGCATTTTCTCCAGAAAAAGGAGCAACAAACATAAGTCACACTGATGGAGAAAAGAAACTTGAAAAAGAAGAAGTACTGCAGGTAATTGAAACTGTCCCCGAACTCAATGGGCAGAACTCAATTGGTAAGGAATATGAAAGGCTTGAGGAGATGATAAAAGAAGACAACCCTGGTGAGAATATTGAACTTGCCAAATCAATGATTATCAACACCGCAATGAGTTTCATAAAAGGCACAAAAGATTTGAACTGGGTATTCAGTGACATAAACGATTACATGAACGTTGGTGGATATGTAAACTGTTCATACATTCCCGCACAATTCCTGCCAATGTTCCAGGAAGCAGAAAAACTGATGGGTATCCCATACTGGTTTTTAGGGGCAGTATCGTTCAGGGAAAGTTCATTCAATCCCAGCGCAAAAGCAGAGAACTACGATGGCGTAGCAATAGGTCTCATGCAGGTACAACAAAAACACTGGAATAGCAGGGTAGAAGCATTCAAAAATGCATTCCCGGATGTAACCATCACAGGCGACATAACCAATCCAAGAGACCAGATTCTAATAGGTACATGGACACTGTACAATAGTTTCAAAGAAATGGGAATAGACCCAAAAACAGTGGACTGGCAGGGTGATGGATGGAAAGAACAAGTAATCCCTGCTCTTGCTGGTTACTGGATGGGTGTTAACGGTGCGAAACAGTGGGACGCACCTCGAAACTTCGCAAAAACAAGGAGTGAATACGCACCGCCGCTCATCGACCAGGCACAGTTATATAAGTCTGTAAGTGAAATGCTAACGAACCCGAACGTGGCAAAACCGATCGCAGGAGAAATTTATATCACGAGTCCGTTTGGTATGCGATATCACCCAATTTCCCACGAATGGAAAATGCACACCGGTATAGACATTGCAACAACTTACGGACAACCCGTTTTTGCTGTTCAGAATGCAGTAGTCAAGTTTGCAGGTTGGATGAACGGATATGGTAAGACTATTATCTTGCAATCAGGGGAGTATGAGTTTTACTATGCACATCTGGCCGAGATAAATGTTCAGGTAGGGCAGGTGGTAAAGAAAGGCGATGAAATAGGCAGCGCTGATTCAACAGGATATTCTTCTGGTAACCACCTGCATTTTGAAATTAGAATCAATGGTACTCCAGTGGACCCACTCACAGTCCTTGGCAACCTTCAGTAG
- a CDS encoding RNA-guided endonuclease InsQ/TnpB family protein — protein MTKAEKIKQTRQQTKERRKNQIPVVYQLKINLSSVSKETKNKLSKLFLEAKWLYNYIVADIENRLNSNADKLKEVEIKVGENFERRKIENLSSQMKQALRERIKQNLYSLHVQKENGYRTGKLQFKHCVNSIPLKQYGNTFKFVNQQKTRVKIQGIKKPLRVLGGHQIPGDSEIAKAELVRRPSGIYLFVTCYIDRDKYTGAWKHRKNRKGVVKPRVWQTFATDSGIDFKPTGFMLSNGLKLEWQIKETRRLKKLQKQFSRQKKGSKRWYKTKEKIAKEYEKLTNIKYDVINKTCSFLYRYRKICFQDDNIKGWKNGHFSKSVHHSAVGTIKRRLSDSLRVSTAVVKSNVPTTKTCSRCGSQQEISLSDRIFRCSVCSLEIDRDLNAAINMLKEVGLGRSELTPVEWETAAKIFRGNPYILVSHTT, from the coding sequence ATGACAAAGGCAGAAAAAATTAAGCAAACACGGCAGCAAACTAAAGAAAGAAGAAAAAATCAGATACCTGTGGTATATCAACTAAAAATTAATCTTAGTTCTGTTTCTAAAGAGACAAAAAACAAACTCTCTAAATTGTTTTTAGAAGCGAAATGGCTGTACAACTACATAGTTGCTGACATTGAAAACAGACTTAATAGCAATGCAGACAAACTAAAAGAAGTCGAAATAAAGGTCGGGGAAAATTTTGAGAGAAGAAAAATTGAAAATCTCAGTTCACAGATGAAGCAGGCACTAAGAGAAAGAATAAAGCAGAATTTGTACTCTCTTCATGTACAAAAAGAAAACGGATATAGAACAGGTAAACTGCAATTCAAGCATTGTGTTAATTCAATACCCCTTAAGCAATACGGGAACACTTTCAAGTTTGTCAACCAGCAGAAGACCAGAGTTAAAATACAGGGCATTAAAAAACCTTTGAGGGTACTGGGTGGGCATCAAATTCCCGGAGATAGCGAAATAGCAAAAGCAGAACTGGTAAGAAGACCAAGTGGCATTTATCTTTTTGTAACCTGCTACATAGATAGGGATAAATACACAGGAGCGTGGAAACACAGAAAGAACAGAAAAGGTGTAGTAAAACCAAGGGTATGGCAGACATTTGCAACTGATAGTGGAATTGATTTCAAACCCACTGGATTTATGTTATCAAACGGTCTCAAACTTGAATGGCAGATAAAAGAAACCAGGCGACTAAAGAAGTTGCAAAAACAGTTTTCACGTCAGAAAAAAGGTTCTAAAAGATGGTACAAAACAAAGGAAAAGATTGCAAAGGAGTATGAAAAGTTAACGAACATCAAGTACGACGTAATTAACAAAACCTGTTCATTTTTGTACAGGTACAGGAAGATATGTTTTCAAGATGACAACATCAAGGGTTGGAAGAACGGACATTTTTCCAAATCAGTACACCACAGCGCAGTAGGAACAATTAAGAGAAGACTGAGCGACAGTCTTCGGGTTTCTACTGCGGTGGTTAAAAGCAACGTACCAACCACAAAGACATGCAGCAGGTGTGGAAGTCAACAGGAAATTTCGCTGTCGGACAGAATTTTCAGATGTTCAGTGTGTAGCCTGGAAATTGATAGGGATTTAAATGCAGCGATAAACATGTTGAAGGAAGTAGGGCTGGGCCGGTCCGAACTTACGCCCGTGGAGTGGGAGACCGCTGCCAAGATATTCAGGGGTAATCCCTATATCCTGGTAAGTCATACCACGTAG
- a CDS encoding reverse transcriptase-like protein, which translates to MYKGYFDGASKGNPGPAGAGIVIVNPAGNVILEYSKELGIKTNNEAEYLALIELLQKALELGIKELEVQGDSQLVINQVFGNWNINMPHLYSLYEQATELLEKFDKVKARWIPREKNQLADLLSNKAITKPPPNTFPVEKLEQITDHIFIAHGTEDYAVDVLHRACTCPDFTKRHRECKHLLAAYKAVDASNKIETMG; encoded by the coding sequence ATGTACAAAGGTTATTTCGACGGCGCATCTAAAGGCAATCCCGGTCCAGCAGGGGCAGGAATTGTTATTGTCAACCCTGCTGGCAATGTGATTCTGGAATATTCAAAAGAACTCGGCATTAAAACAAATAACGAAGCGGAATATCTGGCGCTGATAGAATTGTTGCAGAAAGCTCTGGAGCTGGGTATAAAGGAATTGGAAGTTCAGGGAGACAGCCAGCTTGTGATTAATCAGGTTTTTGGTAACTGGAATATCAATATGCCACATTTATATTCTCTGTATGAACAAGCAACGGAACTGCTGGAAAAATTTGATAAAGTCAAAGCTAGATGGATTCCAAGAGAAAAGAACCAGCTTGCAGATTTACTTTCTAACAAAGCAATAACAAAACCACCACCTAATACCTTCCCAGTAGAAAAACTGGAGCAAATAACAGACCACATTTTCATTGCTCATGGCACAGAAGATTATGCTGTAGATGTCTTGCACAGAGCCTGCACATGTCCTGATTTCACAAAGAGGCATAGAGAGTGTAAACACCTGCTGGCAGCATACAAAGCTGTAGATGCTTCAAACAAAATAGAAACTATGGGGTAG
- a CDS encoding helix-turn-helix domain-containing protein, which yields MNFGGILKDLRMQKKMSRQELAKMLELSESAIAKYEEGQRSPDLNTLIKIAKFFDVSTDYLLGLTNIPKPEMDLSPELKQLLAIALRMPEDKLNLLIKLLEGLF from the coding sequence ATGAATTTTGGCGGAATCTTAAAAGATCTACGCATGCAAAAAAAGATGTCCAGGCAGGAACTTGCCAAGATGCTTGAGTTATCAGAAAGTGCCATAGCAAAGTATGAAGAAGGACAGAGGAGTCCAGACCTAAATACGCTAATAAAAATTGCAAAGTTTTTTGATGTGAGTACTGATTATCTGCTAGGATTAACGAATATTCCAAAACCAGAGATGGATTTATCGCCTGAGTTGAAGCAACTTCTGGCTATTGCTTTACGAATGCCAGAAGACAAATTAAATTTGCTGATAAAATTATTAGAAGGATTGTTTTGA